The sequence ATCATAGCACTGGCTTCACCTTTTGTACGGTTCATAACCACCGAATCCACCATCCACATCAAGCATGGCCCCCGTTATGTACGATGACTCCTCCTTCAGGAAAAAGAGGACCGCATGGGCAATCTCCTCGGGCTCGGCGAAACGCGGTACGGCAATCATACGTCTAGCGGCGTCATGAATCTCCTTGCTCCGAGCTTTGAGACGCGGGGTCAAGGTAGCGCCCGGGGAGATTGAGTTTACGGTTATACCATACTGGCCGACCTCGTAGGCAAGCGCCTTGGTGAAAATATTAATTCCGGCTTTGGCCGCAGAGTAGATGGCTCTTCCGGGCATTCCATAGCGCCCGCTAACTGAAGAGATATTGATAATCCGTCCGTTTCTTCT is a genomic window of Chloroflexota bacterium containing:
- a CDS encoding SDR family oxidoreductase, with product GVNALHKETAAAVAKEITDTGGEAIAIPGNVAAQNTVNTMVAKLAQTFGPVDILVNNAAAMAEMMPFEKTTTKEQEDELVTLIGAFNCTRSVLPSMIERRNGRIINISSVSGRYGMPGRAIYSAAKAGINIFTKALAYEVGQYGITVNSISPGATLTPRLKARSKEIHDAARRMIAVPRFAEPEEIAHAVLFFLKEESSYITGAMLDVDGGFGGYEPYKR